One Caretta caretta isolate rCarCar2 chromosome 24, rCarCar1.hap1, whole genome shotgun sequence genomic region harbors:
- the LOC142070061 gene encoding uncharacterized protein LOC142070061 — protein sequence MDSPAALLEKIDAALEVYASAAAFEENPSPATETSSAAVCAAAAAPQKAPQAATTKKTLGASRTLQTSSTKRKTGDCPKDPLRDAVPDRSRTQRPACRDITARRNIPAAPQQRQPPRASPPALQQLLTKSPPALQQHQLPLKSPPTPPLQEAPRASPPALQQLLTKSPPALQQHQPPPESPPTPPLQEAPRQPPPTPAAAQVVEGGPTPLHTSKRGISADGSSTSPETTQRVTSILPDACPASETTQRVSRPLPDAPPAGPLDPTRPRRDEPASDTAGATGTPPLQGNEDTVYLQYPLAADALICPICFPPRSFHLLGGVTRHLKRCHNKRVAFSCALCSLPFETQKQCKAHQVTCRKRSKGTARPPAPAPSPAAVRRPTTPEPQQRTAMVQAAVKKAAPVARPAQQGAAIEKVPAAAGNATQVLGSRRPVSPSHVARQISILRRLSTTSPPAQHVPVPRRISAPSRIVTRVPVAGGARATPQAALRTPTAGGARAAPQSALQTPAAEGASAQPQAAQQAPRTTGETNPAATENHRALLTRQPSTTPESIRRDADSSGSHVPAAAAQAPATPRRTSNVPAIPEPDRVPPTTSSASIPPEIPPQPPAEGNDGSRDGRLVDCEGDESASDKVEDHEGQQPVERAATPWQTAWTAELRATASFDDFDLLVNRLTQELSAETAPRRRPTQESAPPAHRPPAPNPNTTARGTRRRGANCRYDPAAASRIQKLYRANRPKAMREILDGPSPYCTIPPERLYSYFKDVFDHTAQDGALRPECLRPLPRVDEAGALEADFTPKEVLARLSKTKNTAPGKDGIRYSLLKKRDPGCLVLATLFNQCKRFCRTPSSWKKAMTVLVYKKGERDDPSNWRPISLCSTMYKLYASCLASRITEWSVRGGAISSTQKGFMSCEGCYEHNFVLQTIIDTTRRARRQGTIAWLDLANAFGSMPHHHIFATLQEFGMPENFRRAIREMYEGCSTTIRSVEGETAEIPIRCGVKQGCPLSPIIFNLAMEPLLRAISKGAGGFNLHGERVSVLAYADDLVLTADDPENLQRMLDATSRVADWMGLRFNAKKCASLHIDGSKRDSVQGTEFQIQGEPVIPLAEGQAYRHLGTPTGFRVRQTPEDTIQEILQDTAKIDTSLLAPWQKINALNTFLIPRISFVLRGSAVAKVPLNKADKVIRQLVKKWLFLPQRASNELVYITHRHGGANVPRMGDLGDIAVITHAFRLLTCPDATVKSIAAKALHDVTQKRIGRAPSSQDTASFLSGSLDGEFGRDGGDIASLWSRARNATRRLGKRIGCRWEWYEERQELGVLVPQIGSEGNTIVTPSARGLLEKILKAATHSLYVEALKRKPDQGKAFELTSKWDASNHFLAGGGFTRFADWRFIHRARLNCVPLNGAVRHGNRDKRCRKCGYSNETLPHVLCSCKPHSRAWQLRHNAIQNRLVKAISPSLGEVAVNCAISGTDSPLRPDVVVTNETQKKIILVDITVPFENRTPAFREARS from the exons ATGGATTCCCCAGCTGCCCTCCTTGAGAAAATCGATGCTGCTCTGGAGGTATACGCTAGCGCTGCTGCTTTCGAAGAAAATCCTTCTCCTGCTACCGAGACATCGTCAGCTGCTGTGtgtgccgctgctgctgctccacagaAGGCCCCTCAAGCAGCGACTACAAAGAAAACCCTCGGTGCCTCCAGGACACTACAGACCAGCAGCACGAAAAGGAAGACCGGCGACTGCCCGAAGGACCCCCTCCGAGATGCTGTTCCAGACAGATCCCGCACCCAGAGGCCAGCCTGTCGAGACATCACTGCCAGAAGGAACATCCCCGCCGCCCCCCAGCAGCGCCAACCCCCGAGGGCAAGCCCCCCCGCCTTACAGCAGCTGCTGACCAAGAGCCCCCCCGCTCTCCAGCAACACCAGCTGCCACTgaagagcccccccaccccgccactgcAAGAGGCTCCGAGGGCAAGCCCCCCCGCCTTACAGCAGCTGCTAACCAAGAGCCCCCCCGCTCTCCAGCAACACCAGCCGCCACCggagagcccccccaccccgccactgcAAGAGGCTCCCAGgcaaccacctcccacccccgcagctgCCCAGGTCGTGGAGGGTGGCCCCACTCCTCTACACACCAGCAAGAGAGGAATCTCCGCTGATGGGTCCAGCACCTCTCCAGAGACCACCCAGAGGGTCACCAGCATCTTACCAGATGCCTGCCCAGCCTCCGAAACTACCCAAAGAGTCAGCAGGCCCCTGCCAGATGCCCCCCCAGCCGGACCTCTCGACCCCACTCGCCCGCGCCGGGATGAACCAGCCAGCGATACTGCTGGTGCCACCGGCACCCCCCCGCTGCAAGGTAATGAGGACACCGTCTACCTGCAGTACCCCCTCGCGGCGGACGCGCTCATCTGCCCCATCTGCTTCCCTCCCCGAAGTTTCCACCTCCTGGGTGGAGTCACCAGGCACCTAAAGCGATGCCACAACAAGCGGGTCGCCTTCAGCTGTGCCCTCTGCAGCCTGCCCTTCGAGACACAGAAACAATGCAAGGCGCACCAAGTCACCTGCAGGAAGCGCTCCAAAGGAACCGCACGGCCTCccgccccggctcccagccctgccgctgTGCGCCGCCCCACCACTCCTGAGCCGCAACAAAGAACAGCGATGGTGCAAGCTGCCGTCAAGAAGGCCGCCCCCGTCGCCAGACCAGCGCAACAGGGTGCTGCGATCGAGAAGGTGCCTGCTGCTGCGGGAAATGCCACCCAGGTCCTCGGCAGCAGGAGGCCCGTCTCACCTTCCCACGTCGCCAGGCAAATCTCCATACTGAGACGGCTCAGCACTACCTCGCCCCCGGCCCAGCACGTTCCCGTCCCCAGACGGATCAGTGCCCCCTCGCGCATAGTGACTCGAGTTCCTGtcgccggaggagccagagccacgcCTCAGGCCGCCCTGCGAACCCCAACAGCCGGAGGAGCCCGAGCCGCGCCTCAGTCTGCCCTGCAAACTCCAGCAGCCGAGGGAGCCAGTGCCCAGCCACAGGCCGCTCAGCAAGCTCCACGCACTACTGGAGAAACCAACCCCGCAGCCACAGAAAACCACCGGGCCCTCCTCACCAGGCAGCCCAGCACGACCCCCGAGTCCATCCGGCGGGACGCTGACAGCAGCGGATCTCACGTTCCAGCAGCAGCCGCCCAAGCACCAGCCACCCCTAGGAGGACCAGCAACGTCCCGGCAATCCCCGAGCCGGACCGCGTCCCTCCGACCACTAGTAGCGCCAGCATCCCGCCAGAGATtccgccccagcccccagccgAAGGGAACGATGGCTCGCGGGATGGACGGCTGGTCGACTGTGAGGGTGACGAGTCTGCTTCAGACAAGGTCGAGGACCATGAGGGCCAGCAGCCGGTGGAGAGGGCTGCCACTCCGTGGCAGACTGCCTGGACCGCGGAGCTAAGAGCGACAGCTTCCTTCGACGACTTTGACCTCCTCGTAAACAGACTCACCCAAGAACTGTCTGCAGAAACCGCTCCCAGGAGACGTCCCACCCAGGAGAGCGCCCCGCCTGCCCACAGACCGCCTGCCCCAAACCCCAACACCACCGCCAGGGGAACCAGAAGGAGAGGCGCCAACTGCCGCTACGATCCAGCAGCGGCTTCAAGGATCCAGAAGCTGTACCGGGCAAACCGCCCCAAAGCCATGAGAGAGATCCTCGACGGGCCCTCGCCCTACTGCACGATCCCACCCGAACGCCTCTACAGCTACTTCAAGGATGTATTCGACCACACAGCCCAGGATGGTGCGCTGCGCCCCGAgtgcctccgccccctgccccgtgtCGACGAAGCGGGCGCCCTGGAAGCTGACTTCACGCCCAAGGAAGTGTTGGCCaggctctcaaaaacaaaaaacacagctcccGGGAAAGATGGCATCCGCTACAGTCTCCTGAAAAAGCGAGATCCCGGCTGCCTGGTCCTCGCCACGCTCTTCAACCAGTGCAAGCGTTTCTgccggactcccagctcctggaaaaaGGCCATGACGGTTCTGGTGTACAAAAAGGGTGAGCGCGATGACCCCAGCAATtggaggcccatctccctctgctccacgatgtacaagctctatgccagctgcctggcGTCCAGGATCACGGAGTGGTCAGTGCGTGGGGGGGCCATCAGCTCCAcccagaaaggcttcatgtcctgCGAGGGCTGCTACGAACATAACTTTGTCCTCCAAACCATCATCGATACGACCAGAAGGGCACGGAGGCAGGGTACGATAGCATGGCTGGACCTGGCCAACGCCTTtgggtccatgccccaccaccacatctttgccacgctccaggagtttgggatgccagagaacttccGCCGGGCGATCCGAGAGATGTACgagggatgcagcaccaccattcGCTCGGTCGAAGGAGAGACAGCCGAGATCCCGATCCGGTGCGGAGTCAAGCAGGGctgccccctcagccccatcatctttaacctcgCCATGGAGCCGCTACTGCGAGCGATCTCCAAGGGCGCGGGCGGCTTCAACCTCCACGGCGAGAGGGTGAGTGTCCTGGCTTACGCggatgacctggtcctgaccgcagacgacccagagaacctccagcgtatgctagatgccaccagtcgaGTTGCCGATTGGATGGGGCTCCGCTTCAATGCGAAGAAATGCGCATCCCTCCACATAGatggcagcaaaagggactcCGTACAGGGGACGGAATTCCAGATTCAGGGCGAGCccgtcatccccctggcagaggggcaggcctACCGACACCTCGGCACACCGACGGGTTTCCGTGTCCGCCAGACGCCCGAGGACACCATCCAAGAGATCCTACAGGATACCGCCAAGATCGACACCTCCCTACTAGCACCGTGGCAAAAGATAAacgccctgaacaccttcctgatcccccgcaTCTCGTTCGTCCTGAGGGGCTCCGCCGTGgcaaaggtacccctcaacaaggcggACAAGGTcatccggcagctggtgaagaagtggttattccttccccagagagccagcaacgagctggtctatatcacccacaggcatggcggtgccaatgtcccccgcatgggTGACCTGGGTGACATCGCagtgatcacccacgccttccgcctgctgacgtgCCCCGACGCCACGGTAAAGAGCATCGCAGCGAAAGCCCTCCACGACGTAACGCAAAAGCGGATCGGTAGAGCCCCGTCCAGccaagacaccgccagcttcctgagcggttccctggacGGCGAATTCGGCCGAGATGGGGGCGACATCGCTTCGCTGTGGTCCCGCGCCCGCAACGCCACGCGCCGCCTGGGGAAacgcatcggctgccgctgggagtggtatgaggagcgccaggagctgggtgtcctggtgccacagatcGGGTCCGAGggcaacaccatcgtcaccccgagcgccaggggcctgctggaaaAGATCCTGAAGGCAGCCACCCACTCGCTGTACGTAGAAGCCCTGAAGCGCAAGCCGGACCAgggaaaagccttcgaactgaccagcaagtgggacgccagcaaccacttcctcgccgggggcggcttcacccgcttcgccgactggcggttcatccaccgcgcccggctcaactgcgtcccgctcaacggagccgtccgccacgggaaccgagacaagcgttgcaggaagtgcggctactccaacgagaccctgccccacgtcctgtgcagctgcaagccccactccagagcctggcagctgcgccacaacgccatccagaaccgcctggtgaaagccatctcacctagcctgggggaggtcgccgtgaactgcgccatctccGGTACCGACAGCCCGCTACGACCCGACGTGGTCGTCACCAACgaaacccagaaaaagatcatcctcgtcgacattacggtccccttcgagaacaggaccccggccttccgagaagctcga AGCTAG